From a single Collibacillus ludicampi genomic region:
- a CDS encoding methyl-accepting chemotaxis protein, translating into MRKKITVGKKLLAGFSAMLFLLVLVSANAVWNMTRMENQAKDINDNWMPSVQIIGQIRSEFIDVQRLTLRLVLEDDKKQEEDLESRINAEIEDLKKKQKTYESKIASEEERKLYETFVSKENEYFSHLPSIIQAGRENDFQKANALVKEARTSANDSLDVLSKDLDLVVKNSAQVTSNSVQTSRAGKTFVISFSILAIVVGLGVSLLISRMISKPLILLAGATKQISSGDLTVDEIRIKNRDEIGDLAISFNEMTTNLRQVIQQVAESSQQVASSSEELTASAELSSQATEHIAKTIQEIAAGAEQQAHTVEETSQIVSEMATGIQQIAVNSENAASTAIRASEAATEGTSSIQKAISQMNSIHATVSEMAHSIKTLGEQAQYINQIAETITNIAAQTNLLALNAAIEAARAGEQGRGFAVVANEVRKLAEETAQSSQQIGEYIATIHEGIQAVIQSMEIGTKEVSHGIDVIHMAGNSFEKIRQEVNEVATQIHEVSATVRQMAEGSKQVVDSMQSISEVAVMSASGTQNVSAATEEQLATMEEISTSSHDLAKMAEELQSMIGKFKI; encoded by the coding sequence GTGAGAAAAAAGATAACTGTTGGAAAAAAGTTGTTGGCCGGTTTTTCAGCCATGCTTTTTCTCCTGGTTCTGGTCAGTGCCAATGCAGTCTGGAATATGACCCGCATGGAGAATCAAGCGAAAGATATCAATGATAATTGGATGCCAAGCGTTCAGATCATCGGTCAAATCCGATCAGAATTTATTGATGTACAGCGACTGACATTGAGACTCGTTTTAGAAGACGATAAGAAACAAGAGGAAGATCTCGAATCGCGAATAAATGCCGAGATTGAAGATCTGAAGAAAAAACAGAAGACATATGAATCCAAGATAGCAAGTGAGGAAGAACGGAAACTCTATGAAACATTTGTTTCGAAGGAAAACGAGTACTTCAGTCATCTTCCTTCGATCATACAAGCCGGAAGAGAGAACGATTTTCAAAAAGCAAACGCACTAGTAAAAGAGGCTCGCACATCGGCCAATGATTCACTTGATGTTTTATCGAAAGACTTAGACTTGGTCGTAAAAAATTCTGCACAAGTCACTTCGAATTCTGTGCAAACGTCCCGAGCAGGTAAAACATTTGTAATTTCATTCAGTATCCTCGCGATTGTAGTAGGCCTGGGCGTCTCCCTTTTGATCTCACGAATGATTTCAAAACCGTTGATTCTTTTGGCTGGGGCAACAAAACAGATTTCCTCAGGCGATCTAACCGTTGATGAGATCAGAATCAAAAACCGTGATGAAATCGGTGATTTGGCGATATCCTTTAATGAGATGACAACAAATCTAAGGCAGGTAATACAGCAAGTCGCAGAAAGTTCCCAACAAGTGGCATCTTCTTCCGAAGAATTGACTGCGAGTGCAGAATTATCGAGTCAGGCTACGGAACACATAGCAAAAACGATCCAGGAAATAGCTGCGGGTGCTGAACAACAAGCTCATACAGTCGAAGAAACCTCTCAAATCGTCAGTGAGATGGCCACAGGTATACAGCAAATCGCCGTGAATTCAGAAAATGCTGCTTCCACGGCCATTCGAGCATCTGAAGCAGCAACAGAAGGGACTTCCTCCATTCAAAAAGCAATCAGTCAAATGAATTCGATCCATGCGACCGTAAGTGAAATGGCCCACTCGATAAAAACGTTAGGGGAACAAGCTCAATACATAAACCAGATCGCGGAAACGATTACGAACATTGCTGCCCAAACCAATCTATTAGCGTTGAATGCAGCGATTGAAGCAGCCCGGGCAGGGGAGCAAGGCCGAGGTTTTGCCGTTGTAGCCAATGAGGTACGAAAACTCGCCGAAGAAACTGCTCAGTCATCCCAACAAATTGGCGAGTATATCGCAACCATTCACGAGGGAATCCAGGCAGTGATTCAATCGATGGAAATCGGAACAAAAGAAGTGTCACACGGAATTGATGTTATCCATATGGCCGGTAATTCCTTCGAGAAAATTCGGCAAGAAGTCAATGAAGTTGCCACACAAATTCATGAAGTCTCGGCTACTGTTCGGCAGATGGCTGAGGGGTCAAAACAGGTGGTCGATTCCATGCAGTCGATCTCCGAAGTCGCAGTCATGTCTGCATCAGGAACACAAAATGTGTCAGCGGCAACAGAAGAACAATTGGCTACAATGGAGGAAATTTCTACTTCATCCCATGACCTTGCCAAAATGGCCGAAGAATTGCAATCTATGATTGGCAAATTTAAAATCTAA
- a CDS encoding C40 family peptidase, producing the protein MKKQLIQSLLALSFVTTSFTPVQAEAVSLRQGADNADVASLQKNLNTLGYFTYPRITGYFGIVTKEAVQTFQNDYGLQADGVVGPITRTAIQHALVKQQMMQDAKRYIGVPYVLGGATPKGFDCSGFVYFMFSSHGVSAIPRMSSAEYARLGSSIDQMHLRPGDLVFFGSNGKINHVGFYLGNRQFISATSSKGIWISSLDNPYWAASYIMAKRIY; encoded by the coding sequence TTGAAAAAACAATTGATCCAATCTCTCCTCGCACTATCATTTGTGACCACATCGTTTACGCCTGTCCAAGCGGAAGCAGTATCCTTACGCCAGGGTGCGGATAATGCCGATGTTGCATCGTTACAAAAAAACTTGAACACTCTTGGATACTTTACATACCCACGCATCACAGGATATTTCGGTATTGTTACAAAAGAAGCTGTTCAAACGTTTCAGAATGATTATGGTTTACAAGCGGATGGGGTCGTCGGTCCCATAACACGAACGGCTATCCAGCACGCACTTGTAAAACAACAAATGATGCAAGATGCAAAACGGTATATCGGAGTTCCATATGTTTTGGGCGGTGCCACGCCAAAAGGTTTTGATTGTTCCGGATTTGTGTATTTTATGTTTTCCTCTCATGGGGTATCCGCGATTCCCAGAATGTCATCGGCGGAATATGCGAGACTCGGGAGCTCAATTGATCAAATGCATCTGAGGCCTGGCGATTTAGTCTTTTTTGGTTCAAACGGAAAGATTAATCATGTAGGTTTCTATCTTGGCAATCGACAATTCATCTCCGCAACCAGTTCGAAAGGAATTTGGATCTCTTCGTTGGATAACCCTTATTGGGCTGCCTCTTACATAATGGCGAAACGAATATATTAA
- a CDS encoding extracellular solute-binding protein: MMKKKKTLVAGFLSLSLLGLTACGNNTSSSQPSNSSAGNDTKSLRVIMIADPWVDVMKKFGDEYEKKTGIKVQVDSYSYDQTHQKEVLLGTQKSDAADVIVMDSPWIGEFAEGQIVEDLKSRIEQTPDLKWDDYIPSFEKVAEWEDKIVGVPFAPYYVMLHYRKDLFQKEGINPPKTYDELLSIAKKFTNNPKYPGMYGIAMNNAKGAPVGQAWFEYIFNFGGKPFESNYPGSKDPYSDMTPKFDSEQSIQVVKLFKDLLQYEPPGALNMAWDERTQAFAQGKVAMMAEWSVRTPGLLDPSRSQVADKFDTAVVPSLTGKDPVPPLGGWLMGINKYSKKKDAAWDFIKWVNGQDIHKQFVLQGGPPARISELKDPELNKKFPWFGTLAESAEKAYADCRPRIPESFQVIDTIGNYVSQTLSGQMPIEQAMKQANNEISNLLKQSGYTVK, encoded by the coding sequence ATGATGAAAAAGAAAAAAACTCTCGTTGCAGGATTTCTAAGTCTGTCTCTTTTAGGATTAACAGCTTGTGGTAATAACACTTCATCCTCTCAACCTAGTAACTCATCTGCTGGCAATGATACGAAATCATTACGTGTCATCATGATTGCAGATCCATGGGTTGATGTCATGAAAAAATTTGGAGATGAATACGAAAAGAAAACAGGCATCAAAGTTCAAGTTGATTCTTATTCATACGACCAAACACACCAAAAGGAAGTATTGCTGGGAACGCAAAAATCAGATGCAGCAGATGTTATCGTAATGGATTCTCCTTGGATTGGAGAATTTGCAGAAGGACAAATTGTAGAAGACCTTAAGTCTCGTATCGAGCAAACACCGGATTTAAAATGGGATGATTACATCCCCTCCTTTGAAAAAGTCGCAGAATGGGAAGACAAAATTGTAGGGGTACCCTTTGCACCCTATTATGTTATGCTTCATTATCGCAAAGATCTCTTTCAAAAAGAAGGGATTAATCCCCCCAAAACGTACGATGAACTTTTAAGCATTGCAAAAAAATTCACCAATAATCCTAAGTATCCCGGAATGTACGGAATCGCCATGAATAATGCAAAAGGTGCCCCAGTTGGTCAAGCATGGTTTGAATATATTTTCAATTTTGGTGGAAAACCTTTTGAGAGCAACTACCCCGGAAGTAAAGATCCTTATAGTGACATGACACCTAAATTTGACTCTGAACAAAGCATCCAAGTGGTTAAATTATTTAAAGATCTATTACAATATGAACCACCTGGCGCTCTTAACATGGCTTGGGATGAACGTACGCAGGCATTTGCTCAAGGCAAGGTCGCAATGATGGCAGAGTGGTCTGTTCGAACACCAGGTTTGCTCGATCCGAGTCGTTCCCAAGTCGCTGACAAATTTGACACAGCTGTGGTCCCATCGTTGACTGGAAAAGATCCAGTCCCCCCACTTGGCGGTTGGTTAATGGGGATCAATAAATACAGCAAAAAGAAAGATGCTGCATGGGACTTCATCAAATGGGTCAATGGCCAGGATATCCATAAACAATTTGTACTTCAAGGCGGTCCTCCTGCCCGCATCTCTGAATTAAAAGACCCAGAACTGAATAAAAAATTTCCGTGGTTTGGTACATTAGCCGAATCAGCTGAAAAGGCGTATGCCGATTGCAGGCCTCGGATTCCAGAAAGTTTTCAAGTAATTGATACAATTGGTAATTATGTGTCTCAAACTCTTAGCGGTCAAATGCCTATCGAACAAGCAATGAAACAAGCAAATAATGAGATTAGCAATCTGTTAAAACAAAGCGGGTATACAGTAAAATAA
- a CDS encoding alcohol dehydrogenase catalytic domain-containing protein, producing MNDLIQLKTVQSRAFRLIRPQVIEETIIEHFVRPHEVIIEPTLASICHADLRYYTGNRRPEALVKKLPMALIHEGIGVIIDSTHPEFSPGQRVVIVPNIPGCSLSKENIEEWCPACKKGIGENYCLRGRFLGSGTDGIAQSRLVMPTKCVIPIPEQVPDEIAVLTELCSVSYQALQHVEKQLQTARVAVFGDGPVGYLTAAMIHHLYRVSQDHLRVFGAISEKLDQFQFAERSLVQDYDFNNGEKVDIAVECTGGRFSSNAINQAIQILNPGGFLILMGVSEEWVPINTRDILEKGITIVGSSRSSSYDYPPVLEAMKDPEYQKTLRRIIPEQHLPIRTVEEFDNALSDAAKHPNWKKSILKFIW from the coding sequence GTGAACGATTTGATTCAACTGAAGACTGTGCAATCCCGTGCTTTCAGACTGATAAGGCCTCAGGTAATTGAAGAAACGATTATTGAACATTTTGTTCGTCCCCATGAAGTTATCATTGAACCTACTCTTGCGAGTATTTGCCATGCGGATTTACGCTATTATACAGGGAATCGGCGTCCCGAAGCTTTAGTTAAAAAGTTGCCCATGGCACTTATACATGAAGGCATTGGGGTAATTATCGATAGTACTCATCCAGAATTCTCACCAGGTCAAAGAGTCGTCATTGTCCCTAATATTCCTGGTTGTTCGTTATCAAAAGAGAACATCGAGGAATGGTGTCCCGCTTGTAAGAAAGGAATCGGAGAAAACTACTGCCTTAGAGGACGTTTCCTAGGAAGTGGAACTGATGGTATCGCCCAAAGTCGCCTTGTGATGCCGACAAAATGTGTAATCCCAATTCCTGAACAAGTTCCTGATGAAATTGCAGTCTTAACAGAATTATGTTCCGTCTCTTATCAAGCCCTCCAACATGTGGAGAAACAATTACAAACAGCTCGTGTAGCTGTATTCGGCGATGGTCCCGTTGGTTATTTGACTGCAGCCATGATCCATCATTTGTACAGGGTGAGTCAAGATCATCTCCGAGTTTTTGGAGCTATTTCAGAGAAGCTTGATCAATTTCAATTTGCCGAACGCTCCCTTGTGCAAGATTATGATTTTAATAATGGCGAAAAAGTGGATATTGCTGTGGAATGTACAGGTGGGCGTTTTAGTTCTAACGCAATTAATCAGGCAATTCAGATTTTAAACCCCGGTGGGTTTCTGATTTTGATGGGAGTGTCTGAAGAATGGGTTCCAATTAATACACGTGATATCTTAGAAAAAGGGATTACAATCGTTGGGAGCAGTCGCAGTTCCTCATACGACTACCCCCCTGTACTGGAAGCTATGAAAGACCCTGAATATCAAAAAACTCTACGACGCATCATACCGGAGCAACATTTACCCATCCGTACGGTAGAAGAATTTGACAATGCTTTGAGCGATGCTGCAAAACATCCGAATTGGAAGAAATCCATTCTTAAATTTATTTGGTGA